From the Solanum pennellii chromosome 4, SPENNV200 genome, one window contains:
- the LOC107017103 gene encoding kirola-like produces the protein MSLQGKLVSEINIKCDGDVFYEVYRQRPHHISTMSPNNVQNVDVHEGEWGTVGSIIFWNFIHDGKEVVAKERVEEIDEEKKMIKKRVIEGDILENYKSFYVTIHVETKGENNLVTWILEYEKKNANVPDPHTLMELLLNLTKDIENHHIK, from the exons ATGAGCCTCCAAGGAAAGTTGGTTTCTGAGATAAACATCAAGTGTGATGGAGATGTTTTTTATGAAGTATATAGGCAGAGGCCACACCATATCTCCACCATGTCCCCTAATAATGTACAAAATGTGGATGTTCATGAAGGTGAATGGGGCACAGTTGGCTCTATTATCTTTTGGAACTTCATCCATG ATGGAAAAGAAGTGGTGGCAAAGGAGAGAGTCGAAGAAAtagatgaagaaaagaagatgATTAAAAAAAGGGTAATTGAAGGAGATATATTGGAGAATTACAAATCATTTTATGTCACTATTCATGTTGAGACAAAGGGTGAAAACAACTTAGTTACTTGGATTTTggaatatgaaaagaagaatGCTAATGTGCCTGATCCACACACACTCATGGAATTACTCCTAAATCTAACCAAAGATATTGAGAATCACCACATCAAGTGA